AGGAATACAAATTTTCCAGAAGGGAGATCTCCAATGAATGAcagcaaaaaatattctacgtTGGTTTTCTAAGGAAAATAGGTGGAAATTCAGCATGGGCTcaattttggatattttaaatttcatttatcaattatgaTAGCAAACAATATATTCCTTATTCTGTAtacattaattacatttacttTTGTCAGCTTTGAAATACAAATCataatctgaaaaatattctaaaagctaccgaaaatttttttcagcaTTTTCAAGACCAATTCATCTTCCATTAACTATTTGATTTCACAAGCAACTGTCTTTCTCTCTGCCTTATGCAGTTCCATCTTTTCAACGGTCCATATAGTTTttgattgaattatataatttagaatttctttctgtattaaataaatggtaGAGAAATTgactttaaaagttttttatatatattcatgattttaatgaaGTTTTATTGTGAGCTGCTCtgcagaaattttattcattagtttatttttttaaataaaaaagtattttagaaatatgttaattatttaaaaaatatgtaaaactatatttttctgCAGGGTGGAGGTCTGACTATATAAATGACTATACTTGTTTTAAAGATTGAATTGCATAAAAAGAAAGGTTGCATCAATCGCAGATACTAAATTCGAGCACATGTTTtcaacatatattttcaacacTGAAGATTATGGGCAGACAGGAGACAATAACATGGTTTTTTCAGTAAGGATAGATTCTTATGCTATATGTTTCAGAAGAaggaagattattatataatatatattagaggAAGTATAGTGGATAAAAGTGCACAGGATACATTTTAAGTTCTGCGTAATCTTTAGTATAGAAACACAAAacttagttttatttatacctGAATATTAATCGtactttgttattattaattgtaagatacattttcttttcattataatatactaatcCGTATTTTTGTGTGATACTCAGGATTTGAAGGATTATATGAGACAGGCTGGTGAAGTGACATATGCAGATGCACATAAACAACGCAGGAACGAAGGGTAAGTTACAttgatttaaagaattttatttgttatataaattaacttgatataattatattaattatataacttaatattgCAGAGTTGTAGAATTTGCAACATATTCTGATTTGAAGAACGCCATCGATAAATTGGATGACACAGAACTAAATGGACGTAGAATCAGACTTATCGAGGATAAGAGACGGGGACGTCGTTCAAGATCCTCAAGTTCGAGATCAAGATCACGGTCACGATCTCGATCTCGTCGCCGATCCCGCTCCCGCTCAAGGTATTATCGTCGTTCTCGATCCCGATCAAGGTACTGTCGGGGGGGCGGCAATGTCTCCatcatttttactttaatactaATCATATTTGTAGCATATTAACTTCTAATTTCAATCACTTCAAAGTTACTTTCCATACTTCatggttaaatttaaaaattttcttttatgaatatttatcatacatCCAATTCGTCGTGCATGAAATAAGACATCATAATAACTTAgaacaattataattgatatgataattatttaattagatatattttgtaagtaatagttcaaatatattacaatttttttattgtatcagGAGTCGCCGTAGTTCTCGCAGCCGTAGCCGTCGCAGTAGCCGTTCCAAATCAAGAGCACATACTAAATCAAAATCGAAATCCAAATCCAAATCACCTGAACGTAGCCGAACTCGATCTAAATCCAAGTGGGtatcaatcttttattaatattacatcaattttaattatataaataattttgtaggatatttatttgctatttttcatgcacatttatttgttatcaaatattaatgcaatttttctatatttataaatatttcatttttatttttgacactgtttgaattaatttttttataaaattgtcattttattcatattttaacacGAGACCAtggaatcatttaaaaaagaagtttttatatttttaattgtattttcttgtattttcttcatttgaaCTATAATTTTACAGATCAAGAGACCGCTCAAAGTCGAAATCTAAGTCAAAGTCCAAATCCAGATCTCGTTCTAGGTCCAAGGCTGAGAGGTCAAAGTCCAGGTCACAGTCCAAATCTAAAGCTAAGTCTCCTTCAAAGTGAGTTTAATCGATATAGTTAGCGCAAGAAAAACAATCCACAGTCATCTCTTTAATATAGCTCTTCTTCCAGAGATAGATCTAGCCGCGAAAGATCGCGAGGTGACATATCGAGATCTCGATCAGGCAGTAAACATAGCAAAAGCCGTAGCCGTTCTCGTTCACCAATGAATGGCGATAAATCTCCAGAAAGTAATAAACAGAAAGTTGttgattaaagaaaatgtggaacaagaaaagaagagacttttatcgtaagaaaaaaagaattaaagaggaattttcctcttttcgtttctttttttctacgactaaatatatttaagaagccaatttttcatgcctttctttttaagaaacgTCGATTTTTTTGACATTACTACTTGTAATTAACATGTACATCGTATGGATAAgtgaaattctttaaatcttgTAAAATGAGGGACAGCGAAACAAAAGAAGTGAATGTAATTAACAATCGGcttaagtataattaaataattgtacatgATTTACTTAATGGAACCAATCTGTGTACATTAGTTATACGTAATTTTGATTGTACACTTGTCATCTGAAAAAACACCATTCGCATTTAGAGAAATAGGATGTCTTCATACGTACCTTAAATGAattctatacattttttgaTGTATCATCTTATATCAAGGAATTCTCTATAATGgctttttgtatatattcctAACAGTCACATTACAATAAGGAAATTATGTGATGTGTATTAAATTTAGTGGTAAGCGGTatcttatcaataaaatttcgcgCTAagcctatatttttattttcttttttattaattaattatttcaattattaatattttttatttatttaaatattttattagaagcaaatgtttttttacaattcagataattaactttaaatattagatatatcatcgattttcaagtttcaatccttttataaaaatatcaaacgagatgcaaaaatgaaatgcctaatcgtgtaaaaaaaattacacgtaTGCCTATTATGATTTGAGTgcataagattatatttaattcaattcaaaattggTAAAGTcgataagttttaaaaatttcttagatacattcttttataaatattcttatatgttatatatatatatcggacTGTATCCATAGTTCTTTTATGACTAATATGAatagaattgaattattcataaattaaaaatgtaaatatatataaaaatatatttgacaaaaaCGAATATGTatgtttgatatataaaaattacatcgaataaattttgatttgatttacaATCAAAAGATCAAACGAGAAAGATAAGCTACCTTTTTGCAGAGCAAgtataagaaaagaaagcaaacgaatggaaaaatttaaataactagaGAATTTCCATTGTCTTTAGAATTCTTATGaaacttgaagaaaaaaatgatgtaaCAAGAATTGActatcagcgccatctctcgagtatcaaagatattttttcaagaaagcaagaatcgaaaattagcaatatctcgaatatttttaaaaagataaatttagcattcaagagatggcgctgataatcaattcttattctgttttttttcttactttccttctttttatttatatttatttcatttgtggcattctagagatggcgctaattccctaatttttattacatttttatccttttctcattatttgtttttcttgttTGTATTTGTTCTTGGCATGTGATTAGAGACGAGATACGGAATGTCAATGaacatattttcatcatttcttttacaaaaCTGCAATAtgtcttaattttattctaagtCAAATCGATAACGTTAAAGATGAAACTAAAATGGTAAGAATATTCTAGTATTCTCGAAACATGGAACAAGAAATGcattaaatgttatatctATTCTGTATCTCGTCtgatataatagaaatcaTAAACGTCAAGTGGTTAGTAAATAAGTAAATCATATTCCTGCGAGCATGTATTTGTAATTGTggattttaagatatatatttataagaaagaaGTTTTGTTCAcactttttaatgttttacatttcaattaatttctgcgcattattcattgaatatacaaatagtgtacatacatataaatattatcaaagcaAACTCAATGTCGCTATATGTCTCATCgtcttttgttttaaatgttgTCAATCTGTCAATGAAGTCaaaacacttttttttttttaaatatatgactTCCTTGCCAGTCTGGCAATCGAATAGATggtctttaatattttgaaataaggaTAATAGAGCCTGCGTTGTTCGAATGTCTGAACGCCGAGATTCCACGTGTCAAAAACATGAATTGCCGAAATCATTGCAAGGTACAGAGGATGCCGAGTTCGTTTGGAGTATGATAACTGAAAGATTTCCAAATGCTGCACCGCTTTTATGTGAAATGGAAGCAGTTATCGATCGAGCAGAAGATCTTCTCCAACAACTGAGGGCACCTTGTCGTGAAATTGGTAGATTTCaaccatttttaataaactcttttaattaatcactacattttgaaatatataagataaatttcatttttttaaagtagaatttaagaaaaatttctcacgATTCTCTAGAGACATCAACCTCTTTCTGCACGCAAGATTCGGAAGAATCAACTGCAATGATTTCCGCTAAGGAATCAGCTACCGAAAACGATGTAGGtattggaaattataattcaattaaaataatcaaattatatttgcacCATAGATTATAGAAAGTGATACCATAAACAAGAACGTGGCAGAAACACAAGTTTCTGAAAGCAGTATGTATGGAACGgaaatcaatttgaataaCCAGAGTCAAGATTCAGTTATTAAAGAACAGGATACCGAAAGTCAATCGTTTGATTTGATTACGCTAAatcataattctaatatacGGAAACATTCTAGTGACGAATCTTCTTCACTTACTATTGAAACAAGTTTGCATAATTCTATTCAATGATAAGATTGAAATgctatataatgaataatcgaataccgatcgttatttttatttagataactATCAAATGGCAAAAGAGGCGCATAGCTTAGAAGAATGGGGTAAAATAGTAGATAATGCTCTACGAGAAAATACCggtattaataatgattataaaatctaattaattttacgattttaagtaataattcttatttacagACGAGGTACAATctgttaaaaaaacaattaatatgttCGAAAAACGTGTCAATTGtgaagaaacaaaaacagAAAGTTacataaatagtaattttatttaaaatttcaagttaatttaataaacaaatttatattagatgcaaatattttatagagcaCGAGGACTCTTGCATTATCCTGCATCGTCAAGAAACAGATGCTGGTGATTCTGTTTTACAAATTACTCCCGAACGAAACATGAAACCTccaaaattgatcgaaattaaTGATGGAATAAACGTTTCaatcaaagtaaaaaaaaaaaaaaattatccttctcttatatatttatacgtctaatttattctacaatttttacaatttat
The sequence above is drawn from the Apis cerana isolate GH-2021 linkage group LG11, AcerK_1.0, whole genome shotgun sequence genome and encodes:
- the LOC107995111 gene encoding serine-arginine protein 55 isoform X2, whose protein sequence is MSTRVFVGGLTYRVRERDLEKFFRKYGRIKEVAMKNGFAFVEFDDYRDADDAVYELNGKELLGERITVERARGTPRGSDQWRYGDSRGGYGDSRRSARDDMRHDRDSVNRNTRTASSYKQSLPRYGPPTRTEYRLTVENLSSRVSWQDLKDYMRQAGEVTYADAHKQRRNEGVVEFATYSDLKNAIDKLDDTELNGRRIRLIEDKRRGRRSRSSSSRSRSRSRSRSRRRSRSRSRYYRRSRSRSRSRRSSRSRSRRSSRSKSRAHTKSKSKSKSKSPERSRTRSKSKSRDRSKSKSKSKSKSRSRSRSKAERSKSRSQSKSKAKSPSNSSSRDRSSRERSRGDISRSRSGSKHSKSRSRSRSPMNGDKSPESNKQKVVD
- the LOC107995111 gene encoding serine-arginine protein 55 isoform X30, with product MSTRVFVGGLTYRVRERDLEKFFRKYGRIKEVAMKNGFAFVEFDDYRDADDAVYELNGKELLGERITVERARGTPRGSDQWRYGDSRGGYGDSRRSAYGPPTRTEYRLTVENLSSRVSWQDLKDYMRQAGEVTYADAHKQRRNEGVVEFATYSDLKNAIDKLDDTELNGRRIRLIEDKRRGRRSRSSSSRSRSRSRSRSRRRSRSRSRYYRRSRSRSRSRRSSRSRSRRSSRSKSRAHTKSKSKSKSKSPERSRTRSKSKSRDRSKSKSKSKSKSRSRSRSKAERSKSRSQSKSKAKSPSNSSSRDRSSRERSRGDISRSRSGSKHSKSRSRSRSPMNGDKSPESNKQKVVD
- the LOC107995111 gene encoding serine-arginine protein 55 isoform X36: MSTRVFVGGLTYRVRERDLEKFFRKYGRIKEVAMKNGFAFVEFDDYRDADDAVYELNGKELLGERITVERARGTPRGSDQWRYGDSRGGYGDSRRSAYGPPTRTEYRLTVENLSSRVSWQDLKDYMRQAGEVTYADAHKQRRNEGVVEFATYSDLKNAIDKLDDTELNGRRIRLIEDKRRGRRSRSSSSRSRSRSRSRSRRRSRSRSRYYRRSRSRSRSRRSSRSRSRRSSRSKSRAHTKSKSKSKSKSPERSRTRSKSKSRDRSKSKSKSKSKSRSRSRSKAERSKSRSQSKSKAKSPSKDRSSRERSRGDISRSRSGSKHSKSRSRSRSPMNGDKSPESNKQKVVD
- the LOC107995111 gene encoding serine-arginine protein 55 isoform X17: MSTRVFVGGLTYRVRERDLEKFFRKYGRIKEVAMKNGFAFVEFDDYRDADDAVYELNGKELLGERVAVEIARGVSGRRGDRGYGRSRSWRDKDSVNRNTRTASSYKQSLPRYGPPTRTEYRLTVENLSSRVSWQDLKDYMRQAGEVTYADAHKQRRNEGVVEFATYSDLKNAIDKLDDTELNGRRIRLIEDKRRGRRSRSSSSRSRSRSRSRSRRRSRSRSRYYRRSRSRSRSRRSSRSRSRRSSRSKSRAHTKSKSKSKSKSPERSRTRSKSKSRDRSKSKSKSKSKSRSRSRSKAERSKSRSQSKSKAKSPSKDRSSRERSRGDISRSRSGSKHSKSRSRSRSPMNGDKSPESNKQKVVD
- the LOC107995111 gene encoding serine-arginine protein 55 isoform X21; protein product: MVGTRVYVGGLPYGTRERDLERFFRGYGRFRDVLIKNGYGFVEFDDYRDADDAVYELNGKELLGERITVERARGTPRGSDQWRYGDSRGGYGDSRRSARDDMRHDRYGPPTRTEYRLTVENLSSRVSWQDLKDYMRQAGEVTYADAHKQRRNEGVVEFATYSDLKNAIDKLDDTELNGRRIRLIEDKRRGRRSRSSSSRSRSRSRSRSRRRSRSRSRYYRRSRSRSRSRRSSRSRSRRSSRSKSRAHTKSKSKSKSKSPERSRTRSKSKSRDRSKSKSKSKSKSRSRSRSKAERSKSRSQSKSKAKSPSKDRSSRERSRGDISRSRSGSKHSKSRSRSRSPMNGDKSPESNKQKVVD
- the LOC107995111 gene encoding serine-arginine protein 55 isoform X42, with the protein product MVGTRVYVGGLPYGTRERDLERFFRGYGRFRDVLIKNGYGFVEFDDYRDADDAVYELNGKELLGERVAVEIARGVSGRRGDRGYGRSRSWRDKYGPPTRTEYRLTVENLSSRVSWQDLKDYMRQAGEVTYADAHKQRRNEGVVEFATYSDLKNAIDKLDDTELNGRRIRLIEDKRRGRRSRSSSSRSRSRSRSRSRRRSRSRSRYYRRSRSRSRSRRSSRSRSRRSSRSKSRAHTKSKSKSKSKSPERSRTRSKSKSRDRSKSKSKSKSKSRSRSRSKAERSKSRSQSKSKAKSPSKDRSSRERSRGDISRSRSGSKHSKSRSRSRSPMNGDKSPESNKQKVVD
- the LOC107995111 gene encoding serine-arginine protein 55 isoform X22 yields the protein MSTRVFVGGLTYRVRERDLEKFFRKYGRIKEVAMKNGFAFVEFDDYRDADDAVYELNGKELLGERITVERARGTPRGSDQWRYGDSRGGYGDSRRSADSVNRNTRTASSYKQSLPRYGPPTRTEYRLTVENLSSRVSWQDLKDYMRQAGEVTYADAHKQRRNEGVVEFATYSDLKNAIDKLDDTELNGRRIRLIEDKRRGRRSRSSSSRSRSRSRSRSRRRSRSRSRSRRSSRSRSRRSSRSKSRAHTKSKSKSKSKSPERSRTRSKSKSRDRSKSKSKSKSKSRSRSRSKAERSKSRSQSKSKAKSPSKDRSSRERSRGDISRSRSGSKHSKSRSRSRSPMNGDKSPESNKQKVVD
- the LOC107995111 gene encoding serine-arginine protein 55 isoform X37 yields the protein MVGTRVYVGGLPYGTRERDLERFFRGYGRFRDVLIKNGYGFVEFDDYRDADDAVYELNGKELLGERVAVEIARGVSGRRGDRGYGRSRSWRDKYGPPTRTEYRLTVENLSSRVSWQDLKDYMRQAGEVTYADAHKQRRNEGVVEFATYSDLKNAIDKLDDTELNGRRIRLIEDKRRGRRSRSSSSRSRSRSRSRSRRRSRSRSRYYRRSRSRSRSRRSSRSRSRRSSRSKSRAHTKSKSKSKSKSPERSRTRSKSKSRDRSKSKSKSKSKSRSRSRSKAERSKSRSQSKSKAKSPSNSSSRDRSSRERSRGDISRSRSGSKHSKSRSRSRSPMNGDKSPESNKQKVVD
- the LOC107995111 gene encoding serine-arginine protein 55 isoform X43; translated protein: MELCAGFHRLIYKIFEFDDYRDADDAVYELNGKELLGERVAVEIARGVSGRRGDRGYGRSRSWRDNRDDMRHDRDSVNRNTRTASSYKQSLPRYGPPTRTEYRLTVENLSSRVSWQDLKDYMRQAGEVTYADAHKQRRNEGVVEFATYSDLKNAIDKLDDTELNGRRIRLIEDKRRGRRSRSSSSRSRSRSRSRSRRRSRSRSRYYRRSRSRSRSRRSSRSRSRRSSRSKSRAHTKSKSKSKSKSPERSRTRSKSKSRDRSKSKSKSKSKSRSRSRSKAERSKSRSQSKSKAKSPSKDRSSRERSRGDISRSRSGSKHSKSRSRSRSPMNGDKSPESNKQKVVD
- the LOC107995111 gene encoding serine-arginine protein 55 isoform X49, translating into MSTRVFVGGLTYRVRERDLEKFFRKYGRIKEVAMKNGFAFVEFDDYRDADDAVYELNGKELLGERVAVEIARGVSGRRGDRGYGRSRSWRDKYGPPTRTEYRLTVENLSSRVSWQDLKDYMRQAGEVTYADAHKQRRNEGVVEFATYSDLKNAIDKLDDTELNGRRIRLIEDKRRGRRSRSSSSRSRSRSRSRSRRRSRSRSRSRRSSRSRSRRSSRSKSRAHTKSKSKSKSKSPERSRTRSKSKSRDRSKSKSKSKSKSRSRSRSKAERSKSRSQSKSKAKSPSKDRSSRERSRGDISRSRSGSKHSKSRSRSRSPMNGDKSPESNKQKVVD
- the LOC107995111 gene encoding serine-arginine protein 55 isoform X39, producing the protein MVGTRVYVGGLPYGTRERDLERFFRGYGRFRDVLIKNGYGFVEFDDYRDADDAVYELNGKELLGERITVERARGTPRGSDQWRYGDSRGGYGDSRRSARDDMRHDRYGPPTRTEYRLTVENLSSRVSWQDLKDYMRQAGEVTYADAHKQRRNEGVVEFATYSDLKNAIDKLDDTELNGRRIRLIEDKRRGRRSRSSSSRSRSRSRSRSRRRSRSRSRSRRSSRSRSRRSSRSKSRAHTKSKSKSKSKSPERSRTRSKSKSRDRSKSKSKSKSKSRSRSRSKAERSKSRSQSKSKAKSPSKDRSSRERSRGDISRSRSGSKHSKSRSRSRSPMNGDKSPESNKQKVVD
- the LOC107995111 gene encoding serine-arginine protein 55 isoform X35, giving the protein MELCAGFHRLIYKIFEFDDYRDADDAVYELNGKELLGERITVERARGTPRGSDQWRYGDSRGGYGDSRRSARDDMRHDRDSVNRNTRTASSYKQSLPRYGPPTRTEYRLTVENLSSRVSWQDLKDYMRQAGEVTYADAHKQRRNEGVVEFATYSDLKNAIDKLDDTELNGRRIRLIEDKRRGRRSRSSSSRSRSRSRSRSRRRSRSRSRYYRRSRSRSRSRRSSRSRSRRSSRSKSRAHTKSKSKSKSKSPERSRTRSKSKSRDRSKSKSKSKSKSRSRSRSKAERSKSRSQSKSKAKSPSKDRSSRERSRGDISRSRSGSKHSKSRSRSRSPMNGDKSPESNKQKVVD
- the LOC107995111 gene encoding serine-arginine protein 55 isoform X38; this encodes MELCAGFHRLIYKIFEFDDYRDADDAVYELNGKELLGERVAVEIARGVSGRRGDRGYGRSRSWRDNRDDMRHDRDSVNRNTRTASSYKQSLPRYGPPTRTEYRLTVENLSSRVSWQDLKDYMRQAGEVTYADAHKQRRNEGVVEFATYSDLKNAIDKLDDTELNGRRIRLIEDKRRGRRSRSSSSRSRSRSRSRSRRRSRSRSRYYRRSRSRSRSRRSSRSRSRRSSRSKSRAHTKSKSKSKSKSPERSRTRSKSKSRDRSKSKSKSKSKSRSRSRSKAERSKSRSQSKSKAKSPSNSSSRDRSSRERSRGDISRSRSGSKHSKSRSRSRSPMNGDKSPESNKQKVVD
- the LOC107995111 gene encoding serine-arginine protein 55 isoform X20 translates to MVGTRVYVGGLPYGTRERDLERFFRGYGRFRDVLIKNGYGFVEFDDYRDADDAVYELNGKELLGERITVERARGTPRGSDQWRYGDSRGGYGDSRRSADSVNRNTRTASSYKQSLPRYGPPTRTEYRLTVENLSSRVSWQDLKDYMRQAGEVTYADAHKQRRNEGVVEFATYSDLKNAIDKLDDTELNGRRIRLIEDKRRGRRSRSSSSRSRSRSRSRSRRRSRSRSRSRRSSRSRSRRSSRSKSRAHTKSKSKSKSKSPERSRTRSKSKSRDRSKSKSKSKSKSRSRSRSKAERSKSRSQSKSKAKSPSKDRSSRERSRGDISRSRSGSKHSKSRSRSRSPMNGDKSPESNKQKVVD
- the LOC107995111 gene encoding serine-arginine protein 55 isoform X28; translation: MELCAGFHRLIYKIFEFDDYRDADDAVYELNGKELLGERITVERARGTPRGSDQWRYGDSRGGYGDSRRSARDDMRHDRDSVNRNTRTASSYKQSLPRYGPPTRTEYRLTVENLSSRVSWQDLKDYMRQAGEVTYADAHKQRRNEGVVEFATYSDLKNAIDKLDDTELNGRRIRLIEDKRRGRRSRSSSSRSRSRSRSRSRRRSRSRSRYYRRSRSRSRSRRSSRSRSRRSSRSKSRAHTKSKSKSKSKSPERSRTRSKSKSRDRSKSKSKSKSKSRSRSRSKAERSKSRSQSKSKAKSPSNSSSRDRSSRERSRGDISRSRSGSKHSKSRSRSRSPMNGDKSPESNKQKVVD
- the LOC107995111 gene encoding serine-arginine protein 55 isoform X48, giving the protein MVGTRVYVGGLPYGTRERDLERFFRGYGRFRDVLIKNGYGFVEFDDYRDADDAVYELNGKELLGERVAVEIARGVSGRRGDRGYGRSRSWRDKYGPPTRTEYRLTVENLSSRVSWQDLKDYMRQAGEVTYADAHKQRRNEGVVEFATYSDLKNAIDKLDDTELNGRRIRLIEDKRRGRRSRSSSSRSRSRSRSRSRRRSRSRSRSRRSSRSRSRRSSRSKSRAHTKSKSKSKSKSPERSRTRSKSKSRDRSKSKSKSKSKSRSRSRSKAERSKSRSQSKSKAKSPSKDRSSRERSRGDISRSRSGSKHSKSRSRSRSPMNGDKSPESNKQKVVD
- the LOC107995111 gene encoding serine-arginine protein 55 isoform X14; amino-acid sequence: MVGTRVYVGGLPYGTRERDLERFFRGYGRFRDVLIKNGYGFVEFDDYRDADDAVYELNGKELLGERVAVEIARGVSGRRGDRGYGRSRSWRDNRDDMRHDRDSVNRNTRTASSYKQSLPRYGPPTRTEYRLTVENLSSRVSWQDLKDYMRQAGEVTYADAHKQRRNEGVVEFATYSDLKNAIDKLDDTELNGRRIRLIEDKRRGRRSRSSSSRSRSRSRSRSRRRSRSRSRSRRSSRSRSRRSSRSKSRAHTKSKSKSKSKSPERSRTRSKSKSRDRSKSKSKSKSKSRSRSRSKAERSKSRSQSKSKAKSPSNSSSRDRSSRERSRGDISRSRSGSKHSKSRSRSRSPMNGDKSPESNKQKVVD
- the LOC107995111 gene encoding serine-arginine protein 55 isoform X24 gives rise to the protein MVGTRVYVGGLPYGTRERDLERFFRGYGRFRDVLIKNGYGFVEFDDYRDADDAVYELNGKELLGERVAVEIARGVSGRRGDRGYGRSRSWRDNRDDMRHDRYGPPTRTEYRLTVENLSSRVSWQDLKDYMRQAGEVTYADAHKQRRNEGVVEFATYSDLKNAIDKLDDTELNGRRIRLIEDKRRGRRSRSSSSRSRSRSRSRSRRRSRSRSRYYRRSRSRSRSRRSSRSRSRRSSRSKSRAHTKSKSKSKSKSPERSRTRSKSKSRDRSKSKSKSKSKSRSRSRSKAERSKSRSQSKSKAKSPSNSSSRDRSSRERSRGDISRSRSGSKHSKSRSRSRSPMNGDKSPESNKQKVVD
- the LOC107995111 gene encoding serine-arginine protein 55 isoform X32, with amino-acid sequence MSTRVFVGGLTYRVRERDLEKFFRKYGRIKEVAMKNGFAFVEFDDYRDADDAVYELNGKELLGERVAVEIARGVSGRRGDRGYGRSRSWRDNRDDMRHDRYGPPTRTEYRLTVENLSSRVSWQDLKDYMRQAGEVTYADAHKQRRNEGVVEFATYSDLKNAIDKLDDTELNGRRIRLIEDKRRGRRSRSSSSRSRSRSRSRSRRRSRSRSRYYRRSRSRSRSRRSSRSRSRRSSRSKSRAHTKSKSKSKSKSPERSRTRSKSKSRDRSKSKSKSKSKSRSRSRSKAERSKSRSQSKSKAKSPSKDRSSRERSRGDISRSRSGSKHSKSRSRSRSPMNGDKSPESNKQKVVD
- the LOC107995111 gene encoding serine-arginine protein 55 isoform X6, with the protein product MVGTRVYVGGLPYGTRERDLERFFRGYGRFRDVLIKNGYGFVEFDDYRDADDAVYELNGKELLGERITVERARGTPRGSDQWRYGDSRGGYGDSRRSADSVNRNTRTASSYKQSLPRYGPPTRTEYRLTVENLSSRVSWQDLKDYMRQAGEVTYADAHKQRRNEGVVEFATYSDLKNAIDKLDDTELNGRRIRLIEDKRRGRRSRSSSSRSRSRSRSRSRRRSRSRSRYYRRSRSRSRSRRSSRSRSRRSSRSKSRAHTKSKSKSKSKSPERSRTRSKSKSRDRSKSKSKSKSKSRSRSRSKAERSKSRSQSKSKAKSPSNSSSRDRSSRERSRGDISRSRSGSKHSKSRSRSRSPMNGDKSPESNKQKVVD
- the LOC107995111 gene encoding serine-arginine protein 55 isoform X9 gives rise to the protein MSTRVFVGGLTYRVRERDLEKFFRKYGRIKEVAMKNGFAFVEFDDYRDADDAVYELNGKELLGERITVERARGTPRGSDQWRYGDSRGGYGDSRRSARDDMRHDRDSVNRNTRTASSYKQSLPRYGPPTRTEYRLTVENLSSRVSWQDLKDYMRQAGEVTYADAHKQRRNEGVVEFATYSDLKNAIDKLDDTELNGRRIRLIEDKRRGRRSRSSSSRSRSRSRSRSRRRSRSRSRSRRSSRSRSRRSSRSKSRAHTKSKSKSKSKSPERSRTRSKSKSRDRSKSKSKSKSKSRSRSRSKAERSKSRSQSKSKAKSPSNSSSRDRSSRERSRGDISRSRSGSKHSKSRSRSRSPMNGDKSPESNKQKVVD
- the LOC107995111 gene encoding serine-arginine protein 55 isoform X33 codes for the protein MSTRVFVGGLTYRVRERDLEKFFRKYGRIKEVAMKNGFAFVEFDDYRDADDAVYELNGKELLGERITVERARGTPRGSDQWRYGDSRGGYGDSRRSARDDMRHDRYGPPTRTEYRLTVENLSSRVSWQDLKDYMRQAGEVTYADAHKQRRNEGVVEFATYSDLKNAIDKLDDTELNGRRIRLIEDKRRGRRSRSSSSRSRSRSRSRSRRRSRSRSRSRRSSRSRSRRSSRSKSRAHTKSKSKSKSKSPERSRTRSKSKSRDRSKSKSKSKSKSRSRSRSKAERSKSRSQSKSKAKSPSNSSSRDRSSRERSRGDISRSRSGSKHSKSRSRSRSPMNGDKSPESNKQKVVD